Proteins encoded within one genomic window of Actinoplanes octamycinicus:
- a CDS encoding Gfo/Idh/MocA family protein has protein sequence MIEQVRFGLVGFGSGGRIFHAPLIASAENIEFVGVVTTSDERRKQVTEQLPGVATYDSIAALAADGVQAVTISTPASTHADLALEAIRLGLAVVVDKPFTLDAPTSRELVKSAEAAGVPLTVYQNRRWDSDFLTIRKLIDKGSLGTIRRFESRMERWAPDRLPKASGGGTLLDFGSHLVDQALQLHGPAQRVYAEMRGESELDDDFFLAMHHLSGVESHLWGSWRQAGPGPRFRVTGTAGTFITPELDCQEEMLKAGKTPAKLGERWGVEHQHRWGHLWRGATGAPVESCRGRWDSFYPAFAEAVRGAGPLPVDPWDTVRAMEVLDAARVSASTGRSVTL, from the coding sequence ATGATCGAGCAGGTGCGATTCGGGCTGGTGGGGTTCGGCAGCGGCGGGCGGATCTTCCACGCCCCGCTGATCGCCTCCGCGGAGAACATCGAGTTCGTCGGTGTGGTCACCACTTCCGACGAGCGCCGCAAGCAGGTCACCGAGCAGTTGCCCGGGGTCGCGACCTACGACTCGATCGCCGCGCTGGCCGCCGACGGCGTCCAGGCGGTGACCATCTCCACCCCCGCGTCCACCCACGCCGACCTGGCTCTCGAGGCGATCCGGCTGGGCCTGGCGGTGGTCGTCGACAAGCCGTTCACGCTGGACGCGCCGACCTCCCGCGAGCTGGTCAAGAGCGCCGAGGCGGCCGGCGTCCCGTTGACCGTCTACCAGAACAGGCGCTGGGACTCCGACTTCCTGACCATCCGGAAGCTGATCGACAAGGGCTCGCTCGGCACCATCCGCCGCTTCGAGTCGCGGATGGAGCGCTGGGCCCCGGACCGCCTGCCCAAGGCGTCCGGCGGCGGCACCCTGCTGGACTTCGGCTCGCACCTGGTCGACCAGGCGTTGCAGCTGCACGGCCCGGCCCAGCGGGTCTACGCCGAGATGCGCGGCGAGAGCGAGCTGGACGACGACTTCTTCCTGGCCATGCACCACCTCAGCGGCGTCGAGTCGCACCTGTGGGGCAGCTGGCGGCAGGCCGGTCCGGGCCCGCGTTTCCGGGTCACCGGCACCGCCGGCACGTTCATCACCCCCGAGCTGGACTGCCAGGAGGAGATGCTCAAGGCCGGCAAGACCCCGGCGAAACTCGGCGAGCGCTGGGGCGTCGAGCACCAGCACCGCTGGGGCCACCTGTGGCGCGGCGCGACCGGCGCCCCGGTGGAGAGCTGCCGCGGCCGCTGGGACTCGTTCTACCCGGCCTTCGCCGAGGCGGTCCGCGGCGCCGGCCCGCTCCCGGTCGACCCGTGGGACACCGTGCGCGCCATGGAGGTCCTCGACGCGGCCCGGGTCAGCGCCAGCACCGGCCGCTCCGTCACCCTTTAG